ATCTGATGAGCAAGGCGACTATTCCTTATATGAACTCAGGTGCTTCAATAGTAAACCTTTCTTCTCTTGCAGGAAGAGATGGTGGTGGACCTGGAGCAAGTGCTTATGCAACGGCGAAGGGCGGTATTATGACCTATACCAGAGCACTGGCCAAAGAACTTGGCCCTAAAAACATTCGTGTAAATGCCGTTTTGCCGGGAATGATTGCTACTACTTTTCATGATACATTTAGTAAACCTGAAGTGCGTGTTAATGTAGCCAATGCTACTTTACTGAAAAGAGAAGGGCAGGCATCAGAGGTTGCAGATCTGATTGTTTATCTGGCTACTGATCAATCCAGCTATGTTACCGGTACAAATATCGATATCAACGGCGGTTTAAATTTTTCATAATATAAAACACTATGGGGTGTTTAAATACTGTAACCAGAAATTAGACACCCTTTAAACACATTACCTGGTGGCGCGGCGAAGTACTGTCCCTGCAGTAAAAAAGAGATTTTACCAGGCAGGAAACATCAATACCAAATAACTATCAAATGAAAAATTTAAC
This is a stretch of genomic DNA from Candidatus Pedobacter colombiensis. It encodes these proteins:
- a CDS encoding glucose 1-dehydrogenase, coding for MRLKNKVAIVTGGSRDIGRAVSCQLAQEGAKVVINYHSNVANAEETLKLITANGGEAIIVKGDVTKSAEVAELVDQTRAAFGDEIHILVNVAGGMVARKPTLELDEDFWDAVMDLNLKSVYLMSKATIPYMNSGASIVNLSSLAGRDGGGPGASAYATAKGGIMTYTRALAKELGPKNIRVNAVLPGMIATTFHDTFSKPEVRVNVANATLLKREGQASEVADLIVYLATDQSSYVTGTNIDINGGLNFS